In Parus major isolate Abel chromosome 3, Parus_major1.1, whole genome shotgun sequence, the following are encoded in one genomic region:
- the BMP2 gene encoding bone morphogenetic protein 2 codes for MVAVTRSLLALLLCQALLGGAAGLMPEVGRRRFSEPGRAASAAQRPEDLLSEFELRLLHMFGLKRRPSPGKDVVIPPYMLDLYRLHAGQQLGQPAALGFPLERAASRANTVRSFHHEEVLEELPETSGKTARRFFFNLTSIPNEESITSAELQIFRKQVHGAFENNSSYHHRINIYEIIKPATATSKDPVTRLLDTRLVHHNASKWESFDVTPAVLRWIAHGQPNHGFVVEVVHLDKENSASKRHVRISRSLHQDEDSWSQLRPLLVTFGHDGKGHPLHKREKRQAKHKQRKRHKYSCKRHPLYVDFNDVGWNDWIVAPPGYSAFYCHGECPFPLADHLNSTNHAIVQTLVNSVNSKIPKACCVPTELSAISMLYLDENEKVVLKNYQDMVVEGCGCR; via the exons ATGGTTGCCGTGACCCGCTCGCTCCTGgcgctgctgctctgccaggcgCTGCTGGGCGGCGCGGCCGGGCTCATGCCGGAGGTGGGTCGGCGGCGCTTCAGCGAGCCGGGCCGCGCCGCCTCGGCCGCGCAGCGCCCCGAGGACCTGCTCAGCGAGTTCGAGCTGCGCCTGCTCCACATGTTCGGGCTGAAGCGGCGGCCCAGCCCCGGCAAGGACGTCGTCATCCCGCCCTACATGCTGGACCTCTACCGCCTGCACgcggggcagcagctggggcagccgGCGGCGCTGGGCTTCCCGCTGGAGCGGGCGGCGAGCCGCGCCAACACCGTCCGCAGCTTCCACCACGAAG AAGTTTTGGAAGAGCTGCCAGAAACGAGTGGGAAAACAGCACGGCGTTTCTTCTTTAATTTAACTTCCATCCCTAACGAGGAGTCTATCACCTCAGCTGAACTCCAGATTTTTCGGAAACAGGTGCACGGAGCCTTTGAGAACAACAGCAGCTACCATCACCGtattaatatttatgaaattataAAGCCAGCCACAGCCACCTCTAAGGACCCTGTCACAAGACTTTTGGACACCAGGTTGGTGCATCATAATGCAAGTAAATGGGAAAGTTTTGATGTAACGCCAGCTGTTTTGAGGTGGATTGCACATGGACAACCTAATCATGGGTTTGTGGTAGAGGTGGTTCACTTGGACAAAGAGAACAGTGCCTCCAAGAGGCACGTTAGGATTAGCAGGTCTTTACATCAGGATGAAGATAGCTGGTCTCAGCTCAGGCCATTGTTAGTGACGTTTGGGCATGATGGCAAGGGACACCCGCTCCATAAAAGAGAAAAGCGTCAAGCGAAACACAAACAGCGTAAACGCCACAAATACAGTTGCAAAAGGCATCCGTTATATGTGGACTTCAATGATGTGGGGTGGAATGACTGGATTGTTGCCCCACCGGGGTATAGTGCCTTTTACTGCCATGGGGAATGTCCTTTTCCACTGGCAGATCATCTAAACTCAACAAACCATGCCATTGTTCAGACTTTGGTCAATTCAGTGAATTCCAAAATCCCCAAGGCTTGCTGTGTGCCGACAGAACTGAGTGCTATTTCCATGCTCTACcttgatgaaaatgaaaaagttgtATTAAAGAACTATCAAGATATGGTTGTGGAGGGTTGTGGGTGCCGCTAA